Proteins found in one Brevibacillus brevis genomic segment:
- a CDS encoding HAD family hydrolase, whose product MSKRWISFDLDGTLMQNPFGAWVFPEIARVISGQLGREHDIVSEMVAEHEQRMSQERYVEAYDWDDILVSRCDAWCIEKRIDIELLVRKHSVVPKVHLLEDGILQVLEEIKKRGFSLAVVTNGFYKFQAPVMEALGLLDYFDEIITPERAGIGKPDPAILQKLQGKVIAHVGDRLDHDIQLANRSHVTSILIERNLPEDLLKLQPQMRANVHGMRLFCLEKWRRECKNPLLSELPELFMPRIVISSMGEFLSVLAKPGVG is encoded by the coding sequence ATGAGCAAGCGCTGGATTAGCTTTGATCTGGATGGAACTTTGATGCAAAACCCGTTTGGGGCGTGGGTATTTCCGGAGATTGCGCGTGTTATCTCCGGTCAATTGGGGAGAGAGCATGACATTGTTTCTGAAATGGTAGCCGAGCATGAGCAGCGTATGTCCCAAGAACGCTATGTAGAAGCGTATGACTGGGATGATATCCTCGTCAGTAGATGCGATGCGTGGTGTATAGAAAAAAGGATTGATATTGAATTGTTGGTTCGGAAACACTCTGTAGTGCCCAAGGTTCATTTGCTCGAGGATGGAATTCTTCAGGTACTCGAGGAGATAAAGAAGCGGGGCTTTTCTTTAGCCGTGGTCACAAATGGCTTTTACAAGTTTCAGGCACCAGTAATGGAGGCACTAGGCTTGCTGGATTACTTTGATGAGATCATTACGCCAGAACGAGCTGGTATTGGCAAGCCTGACCCAGCTATTTTGCAAAAACTGCAGGGAAAAGTAATTGCTCATGTAGGAGATCGTTTGGATCATGACATTCAACTTGCTAACCGCAGTCATGTAACCTCAATTTTAATAGAACGAAATTTGCCAGAGGACTTGTTAAAGCTCCAACCGCAGATGCGTGCAAATGTTCATGGAATGCGTCTGTTTTGCTTGGAGAAGTGGAGGAGGGAGTGCAAGAATCCGTTATTGTCAGAGCTTCCGGAGCTTTTCATGCCGCGAATTGTTATTAGCTCTATGGGAGAATTCTTGTCTGTTCTAGCTAAACCGGGAGTGGGATAA
- a CDS encoding AAA family ATPase, translated as MNPIKLEQVNPAIVSLIDNIEKVLIGKRSVIELMVAAVLANGHVLLEDVPGVGKTMMVRALSKSISGDFKRIQFTPDLLPTDVTGVAIFNQKSLEFEFRQGPIFANVILADEINRTSPKTQSALLEAMEERSVTIDGATYRLAEPFFVMATQNPLEYEGTFPLPEAQLDRFFMQVSLGYPTVEEEMRMLSRFSAANPLEELQPVMTTAELAELQREVSTVKVSEGIKEYIVRLCHRTREHHHIYLGVSPRGSLALFRAVQALAFVRGRDYVIPDDVKELVPVVFAHRMIVKPEARLEGATVDRVLAMILSETRVPVS; from the coding sequence ATGAACCCTATCAAATTGGAACAAGTAAATCCTGCAATAGTCAGTTTAATCGATAATATAGAAAAAGTACTGATTGGGAAACGCTCTGTAATTGAGCTCATGGTAGCGGCTGTTCTTGCGAATGGTCACGTTTTGCTCGAAGATGTACCAGGCGTTGGGAAGACCATGATGGTACGTGCATTGTCCAAATCAATCAGCGGTGACTTTAAACGTATTCAATTTACCCCAGATTTGTTGCCAACGGATGTGACAGGGGTTGCTATCTTTAATCAAAAAAGTCTGGAGTTTGAGTTCCGTCAAGGGCCGATTTTTGCAAATGTCATTCTTGCAGACGAAATCAACCGGACTTCACCGAAAACACAATCCGCACTCTTGGAAGCCATGGAAGAGCGCTCGGTGACAATCGATGGTGCTACGTATCGATTAGCAGAGCCGTTTTTTGTGATGGCTACGCAAAACCCATTAGAGTATGAAGGGACCTTCCCATTACCTGAAGCTCAATTAGACCGATTCTTCATGCAAGTAAGCTTGGGATATCCAACGGTAGAGGAAGAAATGCGGATGCTGTCCAGATTCTCGGCAGCGAATCCATTGGAAGAGCTTCAGCCGGTTATGACTACTGCCGAGCTTGCGGAGCTTCAACGTGAGGTATCGACGGTCAAAGTATCGGAAGGTATAAAAGAATACATCGTGCGTCTATGTCATCGTACGCGTGAGCATCATCATATTTATCTAGGCGTGAGCCCGCGCGGTTCTCTTGCTCTTTTCCGGGCTGTTCAGGCGTTGGCCTTCGTTCGTGGACGTGACTATGTCATTCCAGATGACGTAAAGGAACTCGTTCCAGTAGTGTTTGCACACCGTATGATTGTGAAACCAGAAGCAAGACTGGAAGGAGCAACCGTCGATCGGGTGTTGGCTATGATCTTGTCTGAGACCCGTGTCCCGGTAAGCTAA
- a CDS encoding DUF58 domain-containing protein, with protein sequence MRQQRWGKLKAIALVLVTFVFAKFQGGFSSWFLFYSSLVFFLYEIVAYVLMFTKLEVERELDRNRLQDGEDVIVTIRLRRRIWFPLGWNMVMEPLPARLAGVYEPHRQLIFPWFKREVEFRYVIPNVPRGYYRLDECVVSGGDFFGFFERRKVYSISQEFLVYPKYKELTHWALGDGSFSGTVHVSHRHSDDVAAVRGVRDYHRGDRLSQIHWRASARGTGLKTKEFEHQAMNQAVFFLDVEKASYHGKPVHLFETAVKLAASLIAYANRNQYHYGLVYKQADRISIPPGLSHAHFLRVFDQLARVAPEGQELFARIVGREALEQSQGVTLIIITPHVEKTLISRLITLAQKGRRVQLFLMQNESMISHEQKQALQLLGANKVTCTSIHMDDQEWKRIGGA encoded by the coding sequence ATGAGACAGCAAAGGTGGGGTAAGCTCAAGGCGATTGCATTAGTCCTGGTCACTTTTGTATTCGCAAAATTTCAAGGTGGCTTCTCAAGCTGGTTTCTTTTCTATAGTAGTTTGGTGTTTTTCCTGTATGAAATTGTCGCTTATGTACTCATGTTCACGAAGCTAGAAGTCGAGCGTGAACTAGATCGCAACCGTCTACAAGATGGGGAAGATGTCATTGTAACGATACGCCTGCGTCGGAGAATTTGGTTTCCACTCGGCTGGAATATGGTTATGGAGCCATTGCCGGCGAGGCTGGCTGGCGTGTATGAGCCGCATCGACAACTGATATTCCCGTGGTTCAAAAGGGAAGTCGAGTTTCGCTATGTCATACCCAATGTACCACGGGGATACTATCGTCTCGATGAATGTGTAGTGAGCGGCGGGGATTTTTTTGGATTTTTTGAGCGCCGCAAGGTTTATTCGATTTCGCAGGAGTTTCTCGTTTATCCAAAATACAAAGAGTTGACCCATTGGGCCCTGGGTGACGGTAGCTTCAGTGGGACGGTGCATGTTTCCCATCGACACTCTGACGACGTAGCAGCAGTACGCGGCGTAAGAGACTATCATCGGGGCGATCGGTTGAGCCAAATTCATTGGCGAGCTTCCGCACGGGGGACGGGTTTGAAAACGAAGGAATTTGAGCATCAGGCGATGAATCAGGCTGTCTTTTTCCTCGATGTGGAGAAGGCGAGCTACCATGGGAAGCCTGTGCACTTGTTCGAAACAGCGGTAAAGCTAGCCGCGAGTCTGATCGCTTATGCCAATCGGAATCAATACCATTATGGCCTCGTGTACAAGCAAGCAGATCGCATATCGATACCACCAGGTTTGTCCCATGCCCATTTCCTCAGAGTTTTTGATCAGTTAGCTCGTGTCGCACCAGAAGGACAAGAGTTATTTGCAAGAATTGTGGGAAGAGAAGCATTGGAGCAGTCCCAAGGTGTTACTTTGATTATTATTACACCGCATGTAGAAAAAACGTTGATCAGTCGTTTGATCACACTCGCTCAAAAAGGCAGACGGGTGCAGTTGTTTCTCATGCAGAACGAGTCAATGATTTCGCATGAACAAAAGCAAGCGTTGCAGTTGCTTGGCGCAAACAAAGTAACATGTACGTCTATCCACATGGATGATCAAGAGTGGAAACGGATTGGAGGTGCATAG